In the genome of Opitutia bacterium KCR 482, one region contains:
- the queA gene encoding tRNA preQ1(34) S-adenosylmethionine ribosyltransferase-isomerase QueA encodes MNSSELDYTLPPERIARFPSEKRDGSRLLVYDRASDTIEHAHFADLPKFLKTNFNFFRNNAAVLKGRIFAKKDTGGNVECLLLTPCGSPNRWTCMLKPAKRLKIGATFGVENAFTATVAEKFDDGRAVVDFETANGESVVSVSERIGVVPLPPYIARDQHAPDYDRDFDNRRYETVYADPSKRVAAAAPTAGLHFTPELIKTLESRGNRFFDLTLHVGIGTFQPLKSDIVEEHKMHAEIYEIPAATLRAMADKSAPRLAVGTTSLRAMEDFVRKHPDGFDAEKPVLDSASLFVYPPQRIRAADAMITNFHLPRSTLMCLVAVFLKPDSRDGVEKLKEIYRAAIEREYNFYSYGDAMLIL; translated from the coding sequence ATGAACTCGTCAGAATTAGACTACACGCTCCCGCCCGAACGAATCGCCCGCTTTCCGTCGGAAAAGCGCGACGGCTCGCGACTGCTCGTCTACGACAGGGCGTCGGACACAATCGAGCACGCGCATTTCGCCGACCTCCCGAAATTCCTCAAAACAAACTTCAATTTTTTCAGGAACAACGCAGCCGTCCTCAAAGGGCGCATTTTCGCGAAAAAGGACACGGGCGGAAACGTCGAATGCCTGCTGCTCACCCCGTGCGGCTCGCCGAACCGCTGGACATGCATGCTTAAACCCGCAAAACGCCTGAAAATCGGCGCGACTTTCGGTGTCGAAAACGCGTTCACCGCAACCGTCGCCGAAAAATTCGACGACGGCAGAGCCGTTGTAGACTTCGAAACCGCAAACGGCGAAAGCGTCGTTTCCGTCAGCGAAAGAATAGGTGTTGTGCCGCTTCCGCCATACATCGCCCGCGACCAGCACGCGCCCGACTACGACCGCGACTTCGACAACCGCCGCTACGAAACCGTCTACGCCGACCCCTCCAAGCGCGTCGCCGCCGCCGCCCCCACCGCTGGGCTGCACTTCACCCCGGAGCTTATTAAAACGCTCGAATCGCGCGGGAACAGATTTTTCGACCTCACCCTGCACGTCGGAATCGGCACTTTCCAGCCGCTGAAAAGCGACATTGTGGAGGAGCACAAAATGCACGCCGAAATCTACGAAATTCCCGCCGCAACCCTCCGCGCCATGGCGGACAAATCCGCGCCGAGGCTCGCCGTCGGCACGACATCGCTGAGGGCAATGGAGGACTTCGTACGAAAGCACCCCGACGGCTTCGACGCCGAAAAGCCCGTGCTCGACAGCGCAAGCCTTTTCGTCTACCCGCCCCAGCGCATTCGCGCCGCCGACGCAATGATTACCAACTTCCACCTGCCCCGCTCCACGCTCATGTGCCTTGTGGCGGTCTTCCTCAAACCAGACTCGCGCGACGGAGTGGAAAAGCTCAAAGAAATCTACCGCGCGGCAATCGAACGCGAGTACAATTTCTACTCGTACGGCGACGCCATGCTGATTTTGTAA
- a CDS encoding PfkB family carbohydrate kinase — MLKTMRKIFTITGNLLAETSAVFDTPQRGGTARAKGSPMFRVGGKGVNVARAAKSLGMDATAVVFPAGFTGKRCMETLENEGIATISAWLEGETREGLVCTDSADGSNTTYLGADVPVPEKALIKAANKIIRKARKGDVLAFCGSFPAWKIGYTQLINYPRFVKKMPLCIDTYGLPLSNFARREEIDLVKINRAELFGLMKRTDDGTAEKFLKIFKAAREKFFDFTEMLIVSDGANTILADFGNGIIEVEPPKIEREVRATGCGDAMFARLIFELYENSAPPETALRRAAAYASLCAECDGVGTLPPEKAEKAKQISQIQ; from the coding sequence ATGCTTAAAACAATGCGCAAAATTTTTACAATCACTGGCAACCTGCTCGCCGAAACGTCCGCGGTTTTCGACACCCCGCAAAGGGGCGGCACGGCGCGGGCGAAAGGCTCGCCGATGTTCCGCGTGGGCGGCAAGGGCGTGAACGTCGCAAGGGCGGCGAAGTCGCTCGGCATGGACGCCACGGCGGTTGTATTCCCCGCGGGCTTCACGGGCAAAAGGTGCATGGAAACTCTCGAAAACGAGGGGATAGCAACAATCTCGGCTTGGCTCGAAGGCGAAACGCGCGAAGGGCTTGTCTGCACCGATTCCGCCGACGGCTCGAACACCACATACCTCGGAGCCGACGTTCCCGTTCCGGAGAAAGCCTTAATAAAAGCCGCTAACAAAATCATACGCAAGGCAAGAAAAGGCGACGTTCTGGCGTTCTGCGGCAGCTTCCCAGCGTGGAAAATAGGCTACACGCAACTTATCAATTATCCACGTTTTGTAAAAAAAATGCCGCTTTGCATAGACACCTACGGGCTTCCGCTCTCCAACTTTGCGCGGCGGGAGGAAATAGACCTCGTAAAAATCAACCGCGCCGAGCTGTTCGGGCTTATGAAAAGAACCGACGACGGCACGGCGGAAAAATTTCTTAAAATCTTCAAAGCCGCGCGGGAAAAATTTTTCGACTTCACAGAAATGCTCATCGTAAGCGACGGCGCAAACACGATTCTCGCCGACTTCGGAAACGGGATAATCGAAGTTGAGCCGCCGAAAATCGAAAGAGAAGTCCGCGCCACGGGTTGCGGCGACGCAATGTTCGCGCGGCTGATTTTCGAGCTTTACGAAAATTCCGCGCCCCCCGAAACCGCGCTCCGCCGCGCTGCCGCGTACGCGTCCCTCTGCGCCGAATGCGACGGAGTCGGCACGCTCCCGCCAGAAAAGGCGGAAAAGGCAAAACAAATTTCGCAAATACAATGA
- the folK gene encoding 2-amino-4-hydroxy-6-hydroxymethyldihydropteridine diphosphokinase, which yields MKNAKRIVLALGSNVGNRRENLVRALAEIENFARILSRSKIYETAPVGFADQRDFLNAAVLCETQFEPLDLLEFCKSAEARLGRTKTFPNGPREIDIDIIFYEGRAYSDAALQIPHPRWSERDFVLAPLADILDSFETDFCCDVAGVLGSAPKKYQPFAEF from the coding sequence ATGAAAAACGCAAAACGCATAGTGCTGGCGTTGGGTTCGAACGTCGGAAACCGCCGCGAAAACCTCGTGCGCGCGCTCGCGGAAATAGAGAATTTTGCGCGGATACTCTCGCGCTCCAAAATCTACGAGACCGCGCCAGTGGGCTTTGCCGACCAGCGCGACTTCCTCAACGCTGCGGTTCTCTGCGAGACGCAGTTCGAGCCGCTGGATCTTCTCGAATTCTGCAAGTCGGCGGAGGCGCGGCTGGGGCGGACAAAGACGTTTCCCAACGGCCCGCGCGAAATCGACATCGACATAATTTTCTACGAGGGACGCGCGTATTCCGACGCCGCGCTCCAAATTCCGCACCCGCGATGGAGCGAGCGCGACTTCGTGCTTGCTCCGCTTGCCGACATCTTGGACTCTTTCGAGACCGACTTTTGTTGCGACGTCGCGGGCGTGCTCGGCAGCGCGCCGAAAAAATACCAACCCTTTGCGGAGTTTTAA
- a CDS encoding nucleoside hydrolase, giving the protein MKKLFLAAAFFVACLASAAPQKVIFDTDIGNDVDDALALAMLYDYEASGRAQVLAVLLNNRHPASIAFTSVMNNYYGFGKFPVGVSADGISSKDGRYAVIVSDMKKPDGSFAYPRSFDAQNRPVDAVKLARKVLSESEDGSVVYISVGFSTNVVNLLSSQADEYSKLDGIALVAKKVKYFSVMAGQFATYPDIPRLRNMMPEYNIRFDPPAARAFFGKSPVPIVFSGFEIGEIVRFPKEAVLEKLSAENPLAVAYKKYAVSRKTGELYDTCAFDLTSVLYVFSPELFEISEAGNVVVDEKNISVFTPSKGGLHKYLILPKDGAKKISEELAARVATLKPQAEK; this is encoded by the coding sequence ATGAAAAAACTGTTTCTTGCGGCGGCGTTTTTCGTCGCGTGTCTGGCGTCGGCGGCTCCACAAAAGGTGATATTCGACACCGACATCGGCAACGACGTGGACGACGCTCTCGCCCTTGCAATGCTCTACGACTACGAAGCGTCGGGGCGCGCGCAGGTGCTCGCGGTTCTGCTGAACAACCGCCACCCCGCGTCGATAGCGTTCACGAGCGTCATGAACAACTACTACGGCTTCGGAAAATTCCCCGTCGGCGTCTCTGCCGACGGAATTTCGAGCAAGGACGGCAGGTACGCGGTAATCGTTTCCGACATGAAAAAGCCCGACGGAAGCTTTGCGTATCCGCGCTCGTTCGACGCGCAGAACAGGCCCGTAGACGCCGTGAAGCTCGCCCGCAAGGTTTTGAGCGAAAGCGAGGACGGGAGCGTTGTCTACATTTCGGTAGGATTTTCGACGAACGTAGTGAATTTGCTGTCGTCGCAGGCGGACGAGTATTCGAAGCTCGACGGAATTGCGCTTGTCGCAAAAAAGGTGAAGTATTTTTCGGTCATGGCGGGGCAGTTTGCCACATATCCGGACATTCCCAGGCTCCGCAACATGATGCCCGAATACAACATCAGGTTCGACCCTCCCGCGGCGCGGGCGTTCTTCGGAAAATCGCCCGTTCCGATTGTTTTCAGCGGCTTCGAAATCGGCGAAATTGTCAGATTCCCCAAAGAGGCCGTGCTTGAAAAATTGTCGGCGGAAAATCCGCTTGCGGTGGCGTATAAAAAGTACGCGGTGTCGCGCAAGACGGGCGAACTTTACGACACCTGCGCGTTCGACCTCACGAGCGTCCTGTATGTGTTCTCGCCCGAACTTTTCGAAATTTCCGAGGCGGGAAATGTCGTTGTGGACGAAAAGAACATTTCCGTTTTCACTCCCTCAAAAGGCGGTCTGCACAAGTATTTGATTCTCCCGAAAGACGGCGCGAAGAAGATTTCGGAGGAGCTTGCCGCGCGTGTCGCAACCCTGAAACCGCAGGCGGAAAAATAG
- the folB gene encoding dihydroneopterin aldolase produces MDEIKIDRIRLKGKHGCFAAERDEFRDFEVSLRLFLPLDTAAKSDGLDDTVDYPAAIAIAEGVLAGESVRLVEKLADMIAERLFTRFANLLEAEVEVAKLGVDIGYDFGGISVKIRRKRGDYIK; encoded by the coding sequence ATGGACGAAATTAAAATAGACAGAATCAGACTCAAAGGCAAACACGGCTGCTTTGCCGCCGAACGCGACGAATTCAGGGATTTCGAAGTGTCGCTGCGGCTCTTTCTGCCGCTCGATACCGCCGCGAAAAGCGACGGGCTTGACGACACCGTAGACTATCCCGCGGCGATCGCAATCGCCGAGGGCGTGCTTGCGGGCGAGAGCGTGCGGCTTGTGGAAAAGCTTGCCGACATGATTGCCGAGCGGCTGTTTACGCGCTTTGCAAACCTTCTCGAAGCGGAGGTCGAGGTCGCGAAATTGGGCGTGGACATCGGCTACGACTTCGGGGGAATTTCGGTGAAAATCCGCAGAAAGAGGGGCGACTACATAAAATGA
- a CDS encoding DEAD/DEAH box helicase: MFERPANRIYRNSELGQWLRRVDCDWEKFFRVEELAYGRELYKSGAVRTLELNANEAIVCAKLSDGSEPYCVLDFDGVGYVRRGFSGNLQNAALTVAGFYEIEELVGDVFSSDEFLDYDESAAKALAAESAENADSAEPEADAKPEASESAGEEFPKLALTFSSRRKGLAFSVAWEFADGKTRRAFGEKCLPVAELGDPQKENLVRLATMSRKCGFKYSSETYLLAEISKIPSFLQAALSTWERYFIIHKDANVDLLSLGERSVELKPTAKSVGGNSLDFDIEWSSTVGDDIIGTDEIAKIVGGGTSSLRIVPEYGILRISNDDTAFVRNVERAREFGFEAGKIPRYMLLSIAEFGGGISLSPELKKWLDSLSARTSADSKQLPDFLRNYQRRGVLWAKRLFDHDCNALIADEMGLGKTLQTLTLINMAACGDASKKFFVVCPASVIPVWISEAGKFFPNLKCGVLSASSDFADAQLWISSYTQLRRNRAAVEKIDFEIGVLDEAQFIKNPDAKTTAACMALKAKRKIALTGTPVENRLLDMWTTFRWLMPGLMGQRAVFENAVQSDDAFVRQMRRQIAPFVLRRLKSEVATELPEKIYVDLVCPMSEQQKSEYHKLLGEARSTLGGAVAEDAKARFTVLSLLTRLRQAACDAALLPWVGKDGAAEAGGKISVLSDKVEELFMGGKKILIFSQFTRFLDLIAENISSRLPDAPVYTLTGATRDRSKPVEAFQNGSGGAIMLVSLRAGGTGITLTSADYVFLADPWWNPAVEEQAVDRVHRIGRKGDVFVYRMIAQNTVEDRVRKLQLQKKKLFNDLLGGLKDVSTHVRFVETVADILS; the protein is encoded by the coding sequence ATGTTCGAAAGACCCGCAAACAGAATCTACCGCAATAGCGAGTTGGGGCAGTGGCTTCGACGCGTCGATTGCGACTGGGAAAAGTTCTTTCGGGTCGAAGAGCTTGCCTACGGGCGCGAGCTGTACAAGTCGGGCGCGGTTCGCACGCTCGAACTGAACGCCAACGAGGCCATTGTCTGCGCGAAGCTTTCCGACGGCAGCGAGCCGTACTGCGTGCTCGATTTCGACGGCGTCGGATACGTGAGGCGCGGATTTTCGGGCAACCTGCAAAACGCCGCGCTCACCGTGGCGGGCTTCTACGAAATAGAGGAGCTTGTCGGCGACGTGTTTTCGAGCGACGAATTTTTGGACTACGACGAATCAGCCGCAAAGGCCCTCGCCGCGGAGTCCGCCGAAAACGCCGATTCCGCCGAACCAGAAGCCGACGCAAAGCCCGAAGCTTCCGAAAGCGCGGGCGAAGAGTTCCCCAAGCTTGCGCTTACGTTTTCGTCGCGCCGCAAGGGGCTTGCGTTTTCCGTCGCGTGGGAGTTCGCCGACGGCAAGACCCGCAGGGCTTTCGGCGAAAAATGCCTGCCCGTGGCGGAGCTTGGCGACCCGCAGAAGGAAAACTTGGTGCGGCTTGCCACAATGTCGCGCAAGTGCGGTTTCAAGTATTCGTCGGAAACGTACCTGCTTGCGGAAATCTCGAAAATTCCGTCGTTCTTGCAAGCCGCGCTTTCGACATGGGAGAGGTATTTTATAATACACAAAGACGCGAACGTCGATTTGCTGTCGCTGGGCGAGCGCAGTGTGGAGCTGAAACCTACGGCAAAAAGCGTCGGCGGAAACTCGCTCGACTTCGACATCGAGTGGTCGTCCACGGTAGGCGACGACATTATAGGCACTGACGAAATCGCGAAAATCGTCGGCGGCGGAACGTCGAGCCTGCGAATCGTGCCCGAATACGGCATTTTACGCATTTCTAACGACGACACCGCGTTTGTCCGCAATGTGGAGCGCGCAAGGGAATTCGGCTTTGAGGCGGGGAAAATCCCGCGCTACATGCTGCTTTCAATCGCGGAATTCGGCGGCGGAATTTCGCTTTCGCCCGAACTCAAAAAGTGGCTCGACTCGCTCTCGGCGCGGACTTCCGCCGACTCCAAACAGCTGCCCGACTTCCTCCGCAACTATCAGAGACGCGGCGTGCTCTGGGCAAAACGCCTCTTCGACCACGACTGCAACGCGCTTATCGCCGACGAGATGGGCTTGGGCAAAACCCTCCAAACCCTGACCCTTATAAACATGGCGGCTTGCGGCGACGCGTCGAAAAAGTTTTTCGTAGTGTGCCCTGCAAGCGTAATTCCCGTCTGGATTTCGGAGGCGGGCAAGTTCTTCCCGAACCTCAAATGCGGCGTCCTTTCGGCGTCGTCCGACTTCGCCGACGCCCAGCTGTGGATTTCGAGCTACACGCAACTTCGCCGCAACAGGGCGGCGGTTGAAAAAATCGACTTCGAAATCGGCGTGCTCGACGAAGCCCAGTTTATCAAAAACCCCGACGCAAAGACGACAGCCGCGTGCATGGCTCTCAAAGCAAAACGGAAAATAGCCCTCACGGGCACGCCCGTCGAAAACAGGCTGCTCGACATGTGGACGACGTTCCGCTGGCTCATGCCCGGCCTTATGGGGCAGCGGGCGGTTTTCGAAAACGCGGTGCAGTCGGACGATGCTTTCGTGCGCCAGATGCGCAGGCAGATTGCGCCGTTTGTTTTGCGCAGGTTGAAGTCGGAAGTGGCGACGGAGCTTCCCGAAAAAATCTACGTCGATTTGGTCTGCCCGATGTCGGAACAGCAGAAATCGGAATACCATAAACTGCTCGGCGAGGCGCGTTCGACGCTCGGCGGGGCTGTCGCGGAAGACGCAAAGGCGCGTTTTACGGTGCTCTCGCTCCTCACCCGCCTGCGTCAGGCGGCGTGCGACGCCGCGCTTCTGCCGTGGGTTGGCAAAGACGGCGCGGCGGAGGCGGGCGGCAAAATCTCGGTGCTTTCCGACAAGGTGGAGGAGCTGTTCATGGGCGGCAAAAAAATTCTGATTTTCAGCCAGTTCACGCGCTTTCTCGACCTCATCGCGGAAAACATTTCCTCGCGCCTTCCCGACGCTCCCGTCTACACCCTCACAGGCGCGACGCGCGACCGCTCCAAACCCGTCGAAGCCTTCCAAAACGGAAGCGGCGGCGCGATAATGCTTGTGAGCCTCCGCGCGGGCGGCACGGGCATAACGCTCACTTCCGCCGACTACGTTTTCCTCGCCGACCCGTGGTGGAATCCCGCAGTCGAAGAGCAGGCGGTTGACCGCGTGCACAGAATAGGGCGCAAAGGCGACGTTTTCGTCTACCGCATGATTGCGCAGAACACCGTGGAGGACAGGGTGCGCAAGCTCCAACTCCAAAAGAAAAAACTTTTCAACGACCTCCTCGGCGGCTTGAAGGACGTCTCGACCCACGTCAGGTTTGTGGAGACTGTCGCGGATATTTTGTCGTAG
- the folP gene encoding dihydropteroate synthase, with amino-acid sequence MQSISKSRFPDDASAFPMLMGVLNVSRDSFSDGGKYLDDSAAVGQALRMVSEGAAIVDIGAESTRPDCKPLPADEELRLLLPKLAAVRNALPDIAISVDTYKPEVARAALENGADIINDVLVRVVDGRCPMAALAAEFDCPIVATHNSRGAEFSGDFFGAFVRGVADMVAAVEREGAEKIIIDPGFGFGKTAEQNFEIAARLGELRMFGYKILLGVSRKSSLAGLVGAGMDARDDATAAITAISAASNSADIYRVHDVAKNAAALKTAMEISKWTKLK; translated from the coding sequence ATGCAAAGTATCTCGAAAAGCAGATTTCCAGATGACGCCTCGGCGTTCCCCATGCTAATGGGCGTCCTCAACGTTTCGCGCGACTCGTTTTCAGACGGCGGGAAATATTTGGACGACTCCGCCGCCGTCGGGCAGGCGTTGCGCATGGTTTCGGAGGGCGCGGCGATTGTGGACATCGGCGCGGAGTCTACGCGCCCCGACTGCAAGCCGCTTCCCGCCGACGAGGAACTGCGGCTGCTGCTCCCCAAGCTCGCGGCGGTGCGGAACGCGCTTCCCGACATCGCGATTTCGGTTGACACCTACAAGCCAGAAGTCGCGCGGGCGGCTCTCGAAAACGGCGCGGACATCATAAACGACGTCCTTGTGCGGGTAGTCGACGGACGCTGCCCGATGGCGGCGCTTGCCGCGGAGTTCGACTGTCCGATTGTCGCAACCCACAACTCGCGCGGCGCGGAATTTTCGGGCGATTTCTTCGGCGCGTTCGTGCGCGGAGTAGCCGACATGGTCGCGGCGGTCGAGCGCGAGGGCGCGGAAAAAATCATAATCGACCCAGGCTTCGGCTTCGGCAAAACGGCGGAGCAGAATTTCGAGATAGCCGCGCGGCTCGGCGAATTGCGAATGTTCGGGTACAAAATACTTCTGGGCGTTTCGCGGAAGTCGTCGCTGGCGGGGCTTGTAGGCGCGGGCATGGACGCGCGGGACGACGCCACCGCCGCAATCACCGCGATTTCCGCCGCGTCCAATTCCGCCGATATTTACAGGGTGCACGACGTGGCAAAAAACGCCGCCGCCCTCAAAACCGCAATGGAGATTTCAAAATGGACGAAATTAAAATAG
- the glgA gene encoding glycogen synthase GlgA, which translates to MKILMVSPECAPFSKVGGLADMVSSLSKEFAADGCEVKIFTPLYSSIKRGSSFKKEMDNLSVHMGLGIEEFASVWRAPLGKAGVHFLEFNRYYDRPGIYNYGAVSYDDNGGRFAFLSRAAIDYCLSTGWIPDVIHCHDWTTGLIPVYLNTTLRASALGRTATVFTIHNLQHQGVFDRGVLEYAGIPMSEFRADSCESYGSLNMMKAGLYNCSKITTVSPTYASEIRTPEYGCGLDGLLRFRAGDLIGIVNGVDTSEWNPKTDKYIAANYTADDMSGKAACKAALQKRMGLAVSEKTPVFGVVSRLFDQKGLDLLARIAHPLVNNMDVQIALLGSGEGWLENAFNSLAASNAGKIGVYIGYDNALSHMIEAGSDFFLMPSRFEPCGLNQLYSMIYGTLPIVRATGGLFDTVEQYREGEGRGSGFVFSDATADALYNTIGWACSTWFDRPEDIAAMRRNAMGRDFSWSKSADKYAQVYKWAVGSRSAAF; encoded by the coding sequence ATGAAAATTCTTATGGTATCGCCCGAATGCGCTCCCTTTTCGAAAGTCGGGGGGCTTGCCGATATGGTTTCGTCGCTTTCGAAGGAGTTTGCGGCGGACGGGTGCGAGGTAAAAATCTTTACTCCGCTGTATTCGTCGATAAAGCGCGGCTCTTCGTTCAAAAAGGAGATGGACAATCTCTCGGTCCACATGGGCTTGGGGATTGAGGAGTTCGCGTCGGTCTGGCGCGCGCCGCTCGGAAAGGCGGGCGTCCATTTTCTCGAATTCAACAGGTACTACGACCGCCCCGGAATCTACAACTACGGCGCGGTTTCGTACGACGACAACGGCGGACGCTTTGCATTCCTCTCCCGCGCGGCTATCGACTACTGCCTTTCCACGGGCTGGATTCCCGACGTCATCCACTGCCACGACTGGACGACGGGGCTTATCCCAGTATATTTAAACACGACCCTCCGCGCCTCCGCGCTCGGACGCACCGCGACGGTCTTCACAATCCACAACCTGCAACATCAGGGCGTTTTCGACAGGGGCGTTCTCGAATACGCGGGCATTCCGATGTCTGAGTTCCGCGCCGATTCGTGCGAGTCTTACGGAAGCCTGAACATGATGAAGGCTGGCCTCTACAACTGCTCGAAAATCACGACGGTAAGCCCCACTTACGCCTCGGAAATCCGCACCCCCGAATACGGCTGCGGCCTCGACGGGCTTCTGCGCTTCCGCGCGGGCGACCTTATCGGAATAGTAAACGGCGTGGACACCTCCGAATGGAATCCGAAGACCGACAAGTACATCGCCGCAAACTACACCGCGGACGACATGTCGGGCAAGGCGGCGTGCAAGGCTGCATTGCAAAAGCGCATGGGCTTGGCGGTGTCGGAAAAAACGCCCGTCTTCGGCGTGGTTTCGCGGCTCTTCGACCAGAAGGGGCTTGACTTGCTTGCCCGCATTGCGCACCCGCTTGTGAACAACATGGACGTCCAGATTGCGCTCTTGGGAAGCGGCGAGGGCTGGCTCGAAAACGCGTTCAATTCGCTTGCGGCGTCGAACGCGGGGAAAATCGGCGTGTACATCGGCTACGACAACGCGCTTTCTCACATGATAGAGGCGGGCTCCGACTTCTTCCTCATGCCCAGCCGCTTCGAGCCGTGCGGTCTCAACCAGCTTTACTCCATGATTTACGGAACTCTCCCGATTGTCCGCGCAACGGGCGGGCTTTTCGACACCGTCGAACAGTACCGCGAGGGCGAGGGCAGGGGCAGCGGCTTCGTGTTCTCGGACGCTACCGCCGACGCGCTCTACAACACAATCGGCTGGGCGTGCTCCACTTGGTTCGACCGTCCCGAAGACATCGCCGCAATGCGCCGCAACGCAATGGGCAGGGATTTCTCGTGGTCGAAATCCGCCGATAAATACGCGCAGGTCTACAAATGGGCGGTCGGCTCGCGTTCCGCCGCGTTCTAA
- the rsmI gene encoding 16S rRNA (cytidine(1402)-2'-O)-methyltransferase, with the protein MEEGTLYVVATPIGNLSDISERALETLRSCDLVACEDTRITGAMLRKFGIEKEMFVNEDSRERGVAPLLLERLKAGKNVALVSDAGTPCISDPGFRIVRACRACGVKVVPVPGACAFASALSASGLPSDSFLFVGFLPAKTAARKNFFEKYADFGHTLIFYESPYRIEKFVDDALEVFGGDRIVCVAKEISKMFERFFVGRLADVAAELKKSSTKGEFVVIVAPDGFTL; encoded by the coding sequence ATGGAAGAGGGCACTCTTTACGTTGTTGCGACGCCGATAGGCAATCTGTCGGACATTTCCGAACGCGCTCTCGAAACGCTGCGCTCGTGCGATTTGGTCGCGTGCGAGGACACCCGCATTACGGGCGCGATGCTCAGGAAATTCGGAATCGAAAAGGAGATGTTCGTAAACGAGGATTCGCGCGAGCGCGGCGTTGCGCCGCTGCTTCTCGAAAGGCTCAAAGCGGGCAAAAACGTGGCTCTTGTAAGCGACGCGGGGACGCCGTGCATAAGCGACCCCGGTTTCAGAATAGTCCGCGCATGTCGCGCGTGCGGCGTGAAGGTAGTGCCGGTTCCCGGCGCGTGCGCGTTCGCCTCGGCGTTGAGCGCGTCGGGGCTGCCGAGCGATTCGTTTTTGTTCGTCGGCTTCCTCCCCGCAAAGACGGCGGCGCGGAAAAACTTTTTCGAAAAATACGCCGACTTCGGGCACACGCTGATATTCTACGAGTCGCCGTACAGGATTGAAAAATTCGTTGACGACGCCCTCGAAGTCTTCGGCGGCGACCGCATCGTGTGCGTCGCCAAGGAGATTTCCAAAATGTTCGAACGCTTCTTTGTCGGCAGGCTCGCCGACGTTGCTGCGGAGCTTAAAAAATCGTCCACAAAGGGCGAATTTGTCGTGATTGTAGCCCCCGACGGATTCACGCTATGA
- a CDS encoding tetratricopeptide repeat protein, with product MKIFGAYLLFFASAICAAAAGVAPFGASPAVSRREAEAVRAAAEASDNSAALEILLDASRKNWAGAVVFFNLGNAQMRGGDAESAVASYRRAAELSPSFFAARKNLGFALSQLGRDSDALAEMRDSLALSGGSDTAILLWFAKRAADARDFSSALNFCNQALLYDDSNRAALFAKAAYLYELGRFEECETAAKKLMRDAEFSARAVRLAGSARARRGDFCGAAAAFGFLEKSGAAERSDALFFANLLFKMRLYRDAAAAYARLGDSASAGNAAEAMLASGDFSGAAGLAESLGGDLREKISGLAKFGAGDFAAARKHLEACVKKFPDDARVLCALGGACAELGDWGAADAHYARASLDPRFESAARYGMLRSAVARGDFVAAHSLAAALAKKYPEFSEYAKYLEKQISR from the coding sequence ATGAAAATTTTTGGCGCATATCTTCTGTTTTTTGCCTCCGCGATTTGCGCGGCGGCGGCGGGCGTCGCACCGTTCGGGGCGTCGCCGGCGGTTTCGCGCAGGGAGGCGGAGGCGGTTCGCGCGGCGGCGGAGGCTTCCGACAATTCGGCGGCTCTCGAAATCCTGCTCGACGCCTCCCGAAAAAATTGGGCTGGGGCTGTCGTGTTCTTCAACTTGGGCAACGCGCAAATGCGCGGCGGCGACGCGGAATCTGCCGTTGCGTCCTACCGCAGGGCGGCGGAGCTTTCGCCGTCGTTTTTTGCGGCGCGGAAAAACCTCGGCTTTGCGCTTTCGCAGCTTGGGCGCGATTCCGACGCCCTCGCCGAAATGCGGGACTCTCTTGCGCTGTCGGGCGGTTCCGACACCGCAATTCTGTTGTGGTTCGCAAAACGCGCCGCCGACGCGCGGGACTTTTCCTCCGCGCTGAATTTCTGCAATCAGGCGCTTCTCTACGACGATTCGAACCGCGCCGCGCTCTTTGCAAAAGCGGCGTACCTCTACGAGCTTGGGCGTTTCGAAGAGTGCGAGACCGCCGCAAAAAAACTTATGCGCGACGCCGAATTTTCCGCCCGCGCCGTGCGGCTTGCGGGAAGCGCGAGGGCGCGGCGGGGCGACTTTTGCGGTGCGGCGGCGGCTTTCGGATTTCTCGAAAAGTCGGGCGCGGCGGAGAGGTCGGACGCCCTGTTTTTCGCGAACCTGCTTTTCAAAATGCGCCTTTACCGCGACGCCGCGGCGGCGTACGCGCGGCTCGGCGATTCCGCCTCCGCGGGCAACGCGGCGGAGGCAATGCTTGCGTCGGGCGATTTTTCGGGCGCGGCGGGGCTTGCTGAATCGCTCGGCGGAGACCTTCGCGAAAAGATTTCGGGGCTTGCCAAATTCGGCGCGGGCGACTTTGCCGCCGCCCGAAAACACCTCGAAGCCTGCGTTAAAAAATTTCCCGACGACGCCCGCGTACTGTGCGCATTGGGCGGCGCGTGCGCCGAGCTTGGCGACTGGGGCGCGGCGGACGCTCACTACGCCCGAGCGTCGCTCGATCCGCGCTTCGAATCCGCCGCCCGCTACGGCATGCTGAGGTCGGCTGTCGCACGCGGAGACTTTGTGGCGGCGCATTCGCTCGCCGCCGCGCTTGCGAAGAAATATCCCGAATTTTCAGAATATGCAAAGTATCTCGAAAAGCAGATTTCCAGATGA